The Pseudomonas nunensis genome includes the window ACGTTCACCGTGCCCGGCGATGGCGACATCGATTTCGGCGCGTTGCTCGATGTGTTGCTGGCCGCCGATTACCACGGCTGGCTGGTGGTCGAAGCCGAACAGGATCCAGCGGTCGCACCGAGTTATGTCTACGCCAAGAAAGGCTTCGACACCTTGCGCGCACTGCTCGACGAGAGGATTAAGTGATGAGCCTGCTGGTTAAAAGCAATGCCCGTGGCCGGACCATGGTCGAGCTGGGCAAAGGTGAGTTGGAATACGTCGGCTTCGCTGCGTATCGCTTGAGCCTCGGCGAAACCTTGCCGGTGAGCGCTGGCGAAAAAGAACTGTGCCTGGTGCTGCTCAGCGGTCGCGTCAGCATCAAGGGCGAAGCGCCGGGGCAGGGCGCGTTCGACTGGGACAACCTCGGCGATCGCCAATCGGTGTTCGAAGAAAAATCCCCGTTTGCCGCGTACTTGCCGCCCGGCAGTCAGGCGCAAGTGGTCGCCCTCAGCGATGTACAAATCGCCGTGTGTGCCGCCCCCGGCTCAACCGCCAACAACCTCGGGCCACGCCTGATCAGACCCGAAAGCATGAAGCGCAGCGTGCGCGGCAAGGGCGCCAACACCCGTTACGTCTGCGACATCCTGCCGGACACCGAGCCTGCGCATTCGCTGCTGGTGGTGGAAGTGCGTACGCCGTCGGGGCACTCGTCGAGCTACCCGCCGCACAAGCACGACACCGACGACCTGCCGCACCAGAGCTTTCTCGAAGAAACCTATTACCACCAGATCAACCCGCCTCAGGGCTTCGTGTTCCAGCGGGTCTACACCGACGACCGCAGCATCGATCAGGCCATGGCCGTGGAAAACAGCGACCTTGTGGTGGTGCCCAAGGGGTATCACCCGGTCAGCGTGCCGTATGGCTACGAGTCGTATTACCTGAACGTGATGGCCGGGCCGAAACGCGTCTGGCAGTTCCATAACGATCCGCAGCACAGCTGGCTGCTCGATCTTTGAACTGAAAAGCCTGAATTCCAACATTTGCACGGAGAACAAGAACAATGAGCAACGCCCCGGTTTTAGGCCATTACATCAACGGCCAGGTGCAAGACAGCGGCAGCGAACGCTTCAGCAACGTATTCAACCCGGCCACCGGTGCGGTGCAGGCGCGGGTTGGATTGGCAAGCGAGAAGACCGTCGACGAAGCCGTGGCCTCGGCCCTGCAAGCCTTCCCGGCGTGGTCCGAGCAATCGTCGCTGCGTCGCTCCCGGGTGATGTTCAAGTTCAAGGAACTGCTCGACCGCCACCACAATGAACTGGCGGAAATTATCAGCCGCGAACACGGCAAAGTCCTGTCCGACGCCAAGGGCGAAGTCACTCGCGGCATCGAAATCGTCGAATACGCCTGCGGTGCGCCGAACCTGCTGAAAACCGATTTCAGCGACAACATCGGTGGTGGCATCGACAACTGGAACTTGCGCCAGCCGCTGGGTGTTTGCGCCGGGGTTACGCCGTTCAACTTCCCGGTGATGGTGCCGCTGTGGATGATCCCGCTGGCGCTGGTCACCGGTAACTGCTTCATCCTCAAGCCTTCCGAGCGCGATCCGTCGGCCAGTTTGCTGATGGCGCGTTTGCTGACCGAAGCCGGGCTGCCGGACGGTGTGTTCAACGTGGTCCAGGGCGACAAAGTCGCGGTGGATGCGTTGCTGCAACACCCGGACATCGAGGCGATTTCCTTTGTCGGCTCGACGCCGATTGCCGAATACATCCACCAGCAAGCCACGTCTCGCGGCAAACGCGTGCAGGCCCTGGGCGGCGCGAAGAATCACATGATCGTCATGCCCGACGCGGATCTGGATCAAGCCGCCGATGCCCTGATCGGCGCGGCGTACGGCTCGGCCGGCGAGCGTTGCATGGCGATCTCGATTGCGGTGGCGGTGGGCGATGTCGGCGATCAGTTGATCGCCAAGTTGCTGCCGCGCATTGATCAGCTCAAGGTCGGCAACGGCATGCTGGGCGACAGCGACATGGGGCCGCTGGTCACCGCCGAGCACAAGGCCAAGGTCGAAGGCTTTATCGGCGAAGGCGTGGCCCAGGGCGCGCAGCTGATTGTCGATGGCCGCAATTTCAAAGTGCCCGGCGCGGAGAACGGTTTCTTCGTTGGCGCGACGCTGTTCGATAACGTCACGCCCGAGATGAGTATCTACCAGCAAGAGATCTTCGGCCCGGTGCTGGGCATCGTCCGCGTGCCGGACTTCGCCAGCGCCGTGGCGTTGATCAACGCCCACGAATTCGGCAACGGTGTGTCGTGCTTCACCAGCGACGGCGGCATTGCCCGCGCGTTTGCCCGCACGATCAAGGTCGGCATGGTCGGCATCAACGTGCCGATCCCGGTGCCGATGGCCTGGCACTCGTTCGGCGGCTGGAAGCGCTCGCTGTTCGGCGATCACCACGCGTACGGCGAAGAAGGCATCCGTTTCTACAGCCGCTACAAAAGCGTGATGCAGCGCTGGCCCGACAGCATCGCTAAAGGCCCCGAATTCAGCATGCCAACCGCCAAATAATTCACCTGCGGAGAACAACAATAATGAGCAAGCCCCTGCGTTTCGCCCTGAACCGTATGGTCGCCCCGCGTTTGTCCCTGCCAGCGTTCATCGACCTGGCGGTGACCCTCAAGGCCGACGCCATCGAGATCCGCAACGACCTCAAAGGCATCGAGATCGAAGACGGCACCGCACCGGAAACGGTGCGTGAATTGTGCGCGACCAAAGGCATCACCGTGCTGTCGATCAACGCGCTGTACCCGTTTGATGTGTGGAATGACGAGCGCCGTGCCCAGGCGTTGAAGCTGGCTGCGTATGCCCGGGATTGCGGCGCGCAAGGGCTGGTGATGTGCCCGTTGAATGACCGCGCCGATACGCGCAATGAAGCCGAACGCGCTTCGGGCTTGCGCACGGCGCTGACTGAACTGGCGCCGATCCTGCGCGATCACGGGATTCTCGGGTTTATCGAGCCGCTGGGGTTTGAAGAGTGTTCGCTGCGGCGCAAACGGCCGGCGGTGGATGCGATCAAGGCGATTGGTGGGCTGGATGTGTTTCGCCTGGTGCATGACACCTTTCACCATCACCTGGCCAGTGAGCAGGAGTTTTTCCCTGAGCTGACCGGGTTGGTGCACATCTCTGGCGTCGAGGATGCCGAAGCGCCGCTGAACAGCATTCGCGACGGCCATCGGGTGCTGGTGGGCGAGGGCGACATCCTTGGCAATGCCGCACAGATCGAAACCTTGCTGGGCAGCGGTTATGGCGGCTACCTGTCGTTCGAACCGTTTGCCGACAGCGTGCATGGCCTGGCGGACATCGAACAGGCGATCGGCGCAAGCATGAACCACCTGCAAAACTCTCAAGGCTAATGAAGATCCCCTGTGGGAGCGGGCTTGCTCGCGAATGCGGAGTGTCAGGCGACATCAATGCTGGATGTGCCGCCGCCTTCGCGAGCAAGCCCGCTCCCACAAAGGGTTTCTTCGTGTATTGAAGGATCGGACATGACCACTACAAGACTGACCATGGCCCAGGCCCTGGTGAAATTCCTCGATAACCAGTACATCGAAGTCGATGGCGTCCAGAGCAAATTCGTGGCCGGGGTCTTTACCATTTTCGGCCACGGCAACGTGCTCGGTCTCGGCCAAGCGCTGGAGCAGGATAGCGGCGATTTGATCGTGCATCAGGGCCGCAACGAGCAAGGCATGGCCCACGCCGCCATCGGTTTTGCCAAGCAACACCTGCGGCGCAAGATCTACGCCTGTTCCTCTTCCGTCGGCCCCGGCGCGGCCAACATGTTGACCGCTGCCGCCACGGCCACCGCCAACCGCATTCCGTTATTGCTGCTGCCCGGCGATGTCTACGCTTGTCGCCAGCCGGACCCGGTGCTGCAACAGATCGAACAGTTCCACGACCTGAGCATCAGCACCAACGATGCCTTCAAAGCCGTGAGCAAGTACTGGGACCGCATCAACCGTCCCGAGCAACTGATGACCGCGGCGATCCACGCCATGCGCGTGCTCACCGATCCCGCCGAAACCGGCGCCGTGACCCTGGCCTTGCCGCAAGACGTGCAGGCCGAGGCCTACGACTATCCCGATTACTTCCTGCAAAAACGCGTGCACCGTATCGAGCGGCGCCCGGCCACTGAAGCGATGCTCGGCGATGCGCTGGCGCTGTTCAAAGGCAAGCGCAAGCCGCTGATTATTTGTGGTGGCGGGGTTCGCTACTCAGGGGCCAACGCCGCATTGCAGGCATTTGCCGAGCGCTTCGATATACCGTTCGCTGAAACCCAGGCCGGCAAGAGCGCGGTGGTATCGAGCCATCCGCTGAACGTCGGCGGCATCGGCGAAACCGGTTGTCTGGCGGCGAACTTGCTGGCGAAAGACGCTGACCTGATCATCGGTATCGGCACTCGCTACAGCGATTTCACCACGGCGTCGAAATCCCTGTTCCAACATCCCGAAGTGCAATTTCTTAACCTGAATATCAGCCCCTGCGATGCGCTGAAACTCGATGGCGTGCAGCTGCTGGCCGACGCCAAAAGCGGTCTGCTGGCATTGGCCGACGCACTGGGCGATTACCGTTCGAGCTGGGGCGATCAACCGCGCCAGGCCAAGGCGCAACTGGATGAGGAAGTCGATCGGATCTATCAGGTCGAATATCAGGCCAAGGATTTTGTCCCGGAAATCAACGACCACATGGACCCGGCCGTGCTGCGGGAATTTATCGAGCTGACCGGTTCCTGCCTGACCCAGAGCCGCGTGCTCGGCGTGCTCAACGAAACCCTGGCCGATGACGCGGTGATCGTCGCCGCCGCCGGCAGCCTGCCCGGCGACTTGCAGCGCAGCTGGCGCAGCAAAGGCGTGAACACCTACCACGTCGAGTACGGTTATTCGTGCATGGGCTACGAAGTCAACGCCGCGCTGGGGGTGAAGCTTGCCGAGCCGGATCGCGAGGTCTATGCATTGGTCGGTGACGGTTCCTACATGATGCTGCACTCGGAACTGGCGACCTCGATTCAGGAGCGGCGCAAGATCAACGTGGTGCTGCTGGACAACATGACCTTCGGCTGCATCAACAACCTGCAAATGGAACACGGCATGGACAGCTTCGGCACCGAGTTCCGCTTCCGCAACCCGGAAACCGGCAAGCTCGACGGCGGTTTCGTGCCGGTGGATTTCGCCATGAGCGCGGCGGCCTATGGCTGCAAGACTTACAAGGTGAACACCGTTGAAGAGCTGCAAGCGGCGCTGGCCGATGCGCGGTTGCAGACGGTCTCGACCCTGATCGATATCAAGGTTCTGCCCAAAACGATGATTCACAAATACCTGTCGTGGTGGCGGGTCGGCGTGGCGCAGGTTTCCACCAGCGCCCGCACCGACGCGGTGGCCAAGACCCTGAACGAACGACTGGCCAAGGCCCGTCAGTACTGATTGCCCCTGAACGAACAACTACAACTCCAGGAGTCTCTACATGTCTTTAAAGATCGGCGTCATCGGCACCGGGGCCATCGGCCAGGACCATATCCGTCGTTGCAGCCAGACCTTGCTCAATAGCCAGGTCGTCGCGGTCACCGACATCAATTTGCAGCAAGCCGCGAAAGTCGTGTCCGACCTGAAACTGACCGCCGAGGTCTACCCCGATGGCCACGCGCTGATCAAGGCGCCGGAAGTCGAGGCGATCCTCGTCACCTCCTGGGGCCCGAGCCACGAAGAATTCGTATTGGCAGCGATTGCCGCCGGCAAACCGGTGTTCTGCGAGAAACCCCTGGCCGTCACCGCCGAAGGCTGCCGCAAGATCGTTGAGGCCGAAGTGGCCCACGGCAAGCGCCTGGTGCAAGTCGGTTTCATGCGCCCGTACGATGAAGGGTATCGCGCCCTCAAAGCGGTGATCGACAGCGGCCAGATCGGCGAACCGCTGATGCTGCACTGCGCGCACCGCAACCCGAGCGTGGGCGAGAACTACAAGACCGACATGGCGATCACCGACACGTTGATCCATGAACTGGATGTGCTGCGCTGGTTGCTCGATGACGACTACGTTTCGGTGCAGGTGGTATTCCCGCGCAAATCCAGCAAAGCCCTCGCGCACCTGAAAGACCCGCAAATCGTCCTGCTGGAAACGGCCAAGGGCACGCGTATCGACGTGGAAGTGTTCGTCAATTGCCAGTACGGCTATGACATCCAGTGCGAAGTGGTGGGGGAGACCGGCATCGCCAAATTGCCGGAGCCGCAACAGGTGCAACTGCGCAGTGGCGCGAAACTGTCGAATGCGATTCTGATGGACTGGAAGGATCGGTTTATCGCGGCGTATGACGTTGAGCTACAGGCCTTCATTGACGGTGTGCGTTCGGGTCAAGTTGGCGGCCCGTCTGCATGGGACGGCTTCGCGGCGGCAGTGGCCGCAGACAAGTGCATCGAAGCGCAAAACAGCGGCCAGATCGTCAAAGTCGGCCTGCCAGAGCGCCCACATTTCTACGGCTAAACCCCGATCCCCGCTCCCTGTAGGAGCTGACGAGTGAAACGAGGCTGCGATCTTTTGA containing:
- a CDS encoding CoA-acylating methylmalonate-semialdehyde dehydrogenase produces the protein MSNAPVLGHYINGQVQDSGSERFSNVFNPATGAVQARVGLASEKTVDEAVASALQAFPAWSEQSSLRRSRVMFKFKELLDRHHNELAEIISREHGKVLSDAKGEVTRGIEIVEYACGAPNLLKTDFSDNIGGGIDNWNLRQPLGVCAGVTPFNFPVMVPLWMIPLALVTGNCFILKPSERDPSASLLMARLLTEAGLPDGVFNVVQGDKVAVDALLQHPDIEAISFVGSTPIAEYIHQQATSRGKRVQALGGAKNHMIVMPDADLDQAADALIGAAYGSAGERCMAISIAVAVGDVGDQLIAKLLPRIDQLKVGNGMLGDSDMGPLVTAEHKAKVEGFIGEGVAQGAQLIVDGRNFKVPGAENGFFVGATLFDNVTPEMSIYQQEIFGPVLGIVRVPDFASAVALINAHEFGNGVSCFTSDGGIARAFARTIKVGMVGINVPIPVPMAWHSFGGWKRSLFGDHHAYGEEGIRFYSRYKSVMQRWPDSIAKGPEFSMPTAK
- a CDS encoding Gfo/Idh/MocA family protein; the protein is MSLKIGVIGTGAIGQDHIRRCSQTLLNSQVVAVTDINLQQAAKVVSDLKLTAEVYPDGHALIKAPEVEAILVTSWGPSHEEFVLAAIAAGKPVFCEKPLAVTAEGCRKIVEAEVAHGKRLVQVGFMRPYDEGYRALKAVIDSGQIGEPLMLHCAHRNPSVGENYKTDMAITDTLIHELDVLRWLLDDDYVSVQVVFPRKSSKALAHLKDPQIVLLETAKGTRIDVEVFVNCQYGYDIQCEVVGETGIAKLPEPQQVQLRSGAKLSNAILMDWKDRFIAAYDVELQAFIDGVRSGQVGGPSAWDGFAAAVAADKCIEAQNSGQIVKVGLPERPHFYG
- the iolB gene encoding 5-deoxy-glucuronate isomerase, which gives rise to MSLLVKSNARGRTMVELGKGELEYVGFAAYRLSLGETLPVSAGEKELCLVLLSGRVSIKGEAPGQGAFDWDNLGDRQSVFEEKSPFAAYLPPGSQAQVVALSDVQIAVCAAPGSTANNLGPRLIRPESMKRSVRGKGANTRYVCDILPDTEPAHSLLVVEVRTPSGHSSSYPPHKHDTDDLPHQSFLEETYYHQINPPQGFVFQRVYTDDRSIDQAMAVENSDLVVVPKGYHPVSVPYGYESYYLNVMAGPKRVWQFHNDPQHSWLLDL
- a CDS encoding TIM barrel protein yields the protein MSKPLRFALNRMVAPRLSLPAFIDLAVTLKADAIEIRNDLKGIEIEDGTAPETVRELCATKGITVLSINALYPFDVWNDERRAQALKLAAYARDCGAQGLVMCPLNDRADTRNEAERASGLRTALTELAPILRDHGILGFIEPLGFEECSLRRKRPAVDAIKAIGGLDVFRLVHDTFHHHLASEQEFFPELTGLVHISGVEDAEAPLNSIRDGHRVLVGEGDILGNAAQIETLLGSGYGGYLSFEPFADSVHGLADIEQAIGASMNHLQNSQG
- the iolD gene encoding 3D-(3,5/4)-trihydroxycyclohexane-1,2-dione acylhydrolase (decyclizing), which translates into the protein MTTTRLTMAQALVKFLDNQYIEVDGVQSKFVAGVFTIFGHGNVLGLGQALEQDSGDLIVHQGRNEQGMAHAAIGFAKQHLRRKIYACSSSVGPGAANMLTAAATATANRIPLLLLPGDVYACRQPDPVLQQIEQFHDLSISTNDAFKAVSKYWDRINRPEQLMTAAIHAMRVLTDPAETGAVTLALPQDVQAEAYDYPDYFLQKRVHRIERRPATEAMLGDALALFKGKRKPLIICGGGVRYSGANAALQAFAERFDIPFAETQAGKSAVVSSHPLNVGGIGETGCLAANLLAKDADLIIGIGTRYSDFTTASKSLFQHPEVQFLNLNISPCDALKLDGVQLLADAKSGLLALADALGDYRSSWGDQPRQAKAQLDEEVDRIYQVEYQAKDFVPEINDHMDPAVLREFIELTGSCLTQSRVLGVLNETLADDAVIVAAAGSLPGDLQRSWRSKGVNTYHVEYGYSCMGYEVNAALGVKLAEPDREVYALVGDGSYMMLHSELATSIQERRKINVVLLDNMTFGCINNLQMEHGMDSFGTEFRFRNPETGKLDGGFVPVDFAMSAAAYGCKTYKVNTVEELQAALADARLQTVSTLIDIKVLPKTMIHKYLSWWRVGVAQVSTSARTDAVAKTLNERLAKARQY